The DNA segment TTTTACCAAAGTCCAAGTGGAGTCGTCCAGCACCATTTCGATTAATATATAGCCGGGGAACACTTTCTTCTTAACATAAGTCTTCTTACCAGCACGCGTTCGAAGCTCTTGTTCTGTGGGAATCAAGATATCAAAGACCTTGTAGTCCCACTGACCCTCGACTTTAGCGCGCCGTTCGATAATGTTCTTTACTTTATTCTCGTGTCCGGCGAATGTGTGTACTGCGTACCAAGACCGTAGCATCTAAACATGCACTCCTTAATTGCCCTCGGATCGCGACCAGGCATGGTGAGTGTCGCGATTCTTTGACGGCAAAGCCGTCATGGCTGATTATCATCTTATTGGCATCAAGAATTTCCAAAGTTGAGTTAGAACGATATCCATAACAAAAAGGAACATCGTAAATACAAAGATAACGGCCAATACAATACCCGTCAGGCGAACACCATCTTGATAAGTAGGCCAGTTTGTCTTCTTTAACTCGCTTATAACTTCCTGAACCAGGACGACTATACCACGCCCACCCGGCCGTCTGGCCTCAGGTGAACTTGCTTGCTTCACCGACATTCTTTATGCTCCTCACCCGTGCACAAGGGCTTTTTCATTTAAAGGGAATGTGACAGGGGCAATCCTTATGCTAGATTATACACGGTCTTGACGAATATCTGCAACAATGTCAATAGCTGCACGAAAAAACTGTTATTTTCCGCCATAATTGGCACAGCATGAAACCGATTATGAAAACCTTAGATGACACAATTACCGCTATCGCTACCGCGCCTGGTGAGGCGGGGGTAGGCATCGTTCGCGTCAGTGGCCCTTTAGCCTTTACTATCGCCGAGCAGGTGTTTGACTGCCACACTATCGGCGCCCTCGAAACCCACCACATCTATTATGGCCGAATTGTCGATCCAACTAATAGAGAAGCTTTGGATGATGCGCTGCTGCTCACCTTTCGATCACCTCATAGCTACACCGGACAAGATGTCATTGAATTTAGCTGCCATGGCGGTAGTGTCACTTTGAAACGTGTATTAGCGTTATGTCTTCGACAAGGCGCGCGAATGGCTGAAGCCGGTGAATTCACAGAACGCGCTTTTCTTAATGGGCGGCTTGACCTGGCTCAAGCTGAAGCAGTAGCCGACATTATTAAAGCTCAAACCGATGCGCAACACC comes from the bacterium genome and includes:
- the secE gene encoding preprotein translocase subunit SecE: MSVKQASSPEARRPGGRGIVVLVQEVISELKKTNWPTYQDGVRLTGIVLAVIFVFTMFLFVMDIVLTQLWKFLMPIR